Proteins encoded within one genomic window of Rhodobacteraceae bacterium LMO-JJ12:
- a CDS encoding TetR/AcrR family transcriptional regulator yields the protein MENTRLSPESWIDAGILALEKNGPLALKAEPLARELGATKGSFYWHFKDLGEFHSDLAQTWKRRAASTLVGVLESDAPIAESLQAVGSPAQAEAAMRAWARSNPAAAAELSEIDKLRLAATAALLQDVGISNPEIPRGLYACAVGLATLAEDDPTKDHAVLSTLIDLVLALR from the coding sequence ATGGAAAACACACGCCTTTCCCCAGAAAGCTGGATAGACGCCGGGATTCTCGCCCTCGAGAAGAATGGTCCATTGGCGCTCAAAGCCGAACCTCTGGCGCGGGAACTGGGGGCGACCAAGGGTTCATTCTATTGGCATTTCAAAGATTTGGGCGAATTTCATTCAGATCTCGCCCAGACATGGAAACGCCGCGCCGCCAGTACGCTCGTCGGTGTGCTGGAAAGCGATGCGCCTATTGCCGAGAGCTTGCAGGCGGTCGGAAGCCCGGCACAGGCAGAAGCCGCCATGCGGGCCTGGGCGCGTAGCAATCCCGCCGCCGCCGCCGAACTTTCCGAGATCGACAAGCTCAGACTCGCGGCCACAGCTGCGCTTTTGCAAGATGTCGGAATATCCAACCCCGAAATCCCCCGCGGACTCTATGCCTGTGCGGTCGGTCTCGCCACGCTGGCAGAGGATGACCCGACCAAGGATCACGCTGTGCTAAGCACTTTGATCGATCTCGTGTTGGCGCTGCGATGA
- the glpK gene encoding glycerol kinase GlpK translates to MGYILAIDQGTTSSRAILFDEDMHIKSVGQEEFQQHFPQSGWVEHDPEELWQTTLRSIESAVAQAAIEAREIAGIGITNQRETTIVWDRITGAPIYNAIVWQDRRTAEYCRRLREAGHEEMIRARTGLLLDPYFSGTKLAWILDNVEGARARAEAGDLAFGTVDSWLIWRLTEGRVHATDATNASRTLLYNIVEGTWDGELCALLDVPMAMLPEVRDCAGDFGTTEVLGTPLPILGVAGDQQAAAIGQACFQSGMMKSTYGTGCFALLNTGGELVMSQNRLLSTVAYQLDGKVTYALEGSIFIAGAVVQWLRDGLKIVSAATETQTLAEAADPQQDVILVPAFTGLGAPYWDAECRGAMFGLTRATGPAEIARAALESVGFQTADLHRAMLEDWPGAGSGTVLRVDGGMASSDWTMQFLADILGAPVDRPVITETTALGAAWLAGMKAGIYPERAAFADSWALERRFMPRLEEDARAKRQARWQDAVARTLSR, encoded by the coding sequence TTGGGATATATCCTTGCCATCGACCAAGGCACCACATCGAGCCGCGCCATCCTGTTTGATGAGGACATGCATATCAAGTCGGTGGGGCAGGAGGAATTTCAGCAGCATTTTCCGCAGTCCGGTTGGGTAGAGCATGACCCGGAGGAATTGTGGCAAACCACTTTGCGATCCATAGAAAGTGCTGTGGCGCAGGCCGCGATAGAGGCGCGAGAAATCGCTGGCATCGGGATCACCAATCAGCGGGAGACCACGATTGTCTGGGACAGGATAACGGGGGCGCCGATTTACAATGCGATCGTCTGGCAGGATCGGCGCACCGCCGAGTATTGTCGGCGGTTGCGAGAGGCGGGGCACGAAGAGATGATCCGCGCCCGCACCGGTCTGCTGCTCGATCCGTATTTTTCGGGCACCAAGTTGGCGTGGATTCTCGACAATGTAGAGGGTGCGCGCGCCCGGGCCGAGGCGGGTGATCTGGCGTTTGGCACGGTTGACAGTTGGCTGATCTGGAGGCTGACCGAAGGGCGGGTGCACGCCACGGATGCGACCAATGCATCGCGAACGTTGCTTTACAATATTGTTGAAGGGACGTGGGACGGCGAACTCTGCGCGCTATTGGATGTGCCGATGGCGATGCTGCCAGAAGTGCGCGATTGCGCCGGAGACTTCGGAACAACAGAGGTTCTGGGCACGCCGTTGCCTATTCTTGGGGTGGCCGGGGATCAGCAGGCGGCAGCCATTGGACAGGCCTGTTTCCAGTCAGGAATGATGAAGTCGACCTATGGGACGGGGTGTTTTGCGTTGCTCAACACCGGAGGCGAATTGGTGATGTCGCAAAACCGATTGTTGAGCACTGTTGCTTATCAACTGGATGGCAAGGTGACTTATGCTCTGGAGGGGTCGATCTTTATCGCCGGAGCGGTTGTGCAATGGTTGCGCGACGGGCTGAAGATTGTTTCGGCTGCGACTGAAACGCAAACGTTGGCCGAGGCGGCGGATCCGCAGCAGGACGTGATATTGGTGCCGGCGTTTACCGGGCTTGGTGCGCCTTATTGGGATGCCGAGTGTCGCGGGGCGATGTTCGGGTTGACCCGGGCCACCGGGCCGGCCGAGATTGCGCGCGCGGCGTTGGAAAGCGTAGGGTTTCAGACCGCGGATCTGCATCGTGCGATGCTGGAAGACTGGCCCGGCGCGGGGAGCGGGACGGTTTTGCGAGTTGATGGTGGCATGGCGTCCAGCGACTGGACCATGCAGTTTCTGGCAGACATCCTGGGGGCGCCGGTGGATCGCCCGGTGATCACCGAAACCACGGCTCTGGGGGCGGCGTGGTTGGCGGGGATGAAGGCGGGGATCTACCCCGAACGCGCGGCCTTCGCCGATAGCTGGGCGCTGGAGCGGCGTTTCATGCCCCGACTGGAGGAGGATGCCCGCGCCAAGCGTCAAGCGCGTTGGCAAGATGCCGTGGCGCGGACACTGTCGCGTTAG
- a CDS encoding RNA pyrophosphohydrolase, translating to MTPTEIAQLPYRQNVGVMLANQRGEVFVGQRLDNDQAAWQMPQGGIDKGETPRDAALRELFEETGVAPNLVTIEAETEGWLPYDLPVDLVPKIWKGRYRGQEQKWFLMRFHGVDTDVNIATEHPEFSSWQWLAPDELVANIVPFKRSVYEKVLAEFGKRL from the coding sequence ATGACACCGACGGAAATCGCCCAACTACCTTATCGTCAGAATGTCGGCGTGATGCTGGCCAATCAGCGGGGCGAAGTCTTTGTCGGACAGCGCCTCGACAACGATCAGGCGGCTTGGCAAATGCCTCAGGGCGGAATCGACAAGGGTGAAACCCCGCGCGATGCCGCCCTGCGCGAGCTGTTTGAGGAAACCGGCGTCGCACCAAACCTGGTCACGATCGAGGCTGAAACCGAGGGCTGGCTACCTTATGACCTGCCCGTTGATCTTGTGCCAAAGATCTGGAAAGGCCGCTATCGCGGACAGGAACAGAAATGGTTTCTCATGCGATTTCATGGCGTTGACACTGACGTGAACATCGCGACAGAACACCCCGAATTCTCCAGTTGGCAATGGCTCGCGCCTGATGAACTGGTCGCTAACATCGTGCCTTTCAAGCGCAGTGTTTATGAGAAGGTGCTCGCGGAGTTTGGCAAGCGGCTGTAA
- a CDS encoding S41 family peptidase, translating to MKKFLMAASAGILGGVIVTTQVAAPLLAQESAKTTDVYQQLDLFGDIFERIRSQYVEEVDESDLIEAAINGMLTSLDPHSSYLSPDDAEDMRVQTRGEFGGLGIEVTQEEGFVKVVSPIDGTPADQAGVEAGDFITHVDGESVLGLTLNEAVELMRGQVGSEIVITIAREGTDEPFDISIIRDTIKLTAVRTRTEGKSVVLRVTTFNDQTYPNLAEGLAKQVEEAGGIDNINGFILDLRNNPGGLLTQAIKVSDAFLESGEIVSTRGRNPVDGDRYNAQPGDLAQSKPLVVLINGGSASASEIVAGALQDHRRAIVIGTRSFGKGSVQTVMPLRGEGAMRLTTARYYTPSGRSIQSLGISPDIIVAQPRKVDAEPEEEAKSAIRRNRSEADLRGALSNDSLTEDEIKQIEADRAKAEASAKLREDDYQLAYAIDILKGLSALGPQD from the coding sequence ATGAAGAAATTCCTCATGGCCGCGAGCGCCGGGATTCTGGGTGGCGTTATCGTCACGACCCAAGTGGCTGCTCCCCTGCTCGCCCAGGAATCGGCAAAGACAACGGATGTCTACCAACAGCTTGATCTGTTTGGTGACATTTTCGAACGAATCCGCTCGCAATATGTTGAGGAGGTGGACGAATCCGACCTGATCGAAGCTGCGATCAACGGCATGCTCACGTCACTGGATCCGCATTCATCCTATCTCTCACCGGACGATGCCGAAGACATGCGGGTGCAGACCCGCGGCGAATTCGGCGGGCTCGGCATCGAGGTCACGCAGGAAGAAGGCTTTGTCAAAGTCGTCTCGCCGATCGACGGCACTCCTGCCGATCAGGCCGGGGTCGAGGCCGGGGATTTCATCACCCATGTCGATGGCGAATCGGTCCTTGGCCTAACGCTCAACGAAGCGGTCGAATTGATGCGTGGCCAGGTCGGTTCCGAAATCGTGATCACCATCGCGCGCGAAGGCACCGACGAGCCGTTCGATATCTCGATTATCCGCGACACGATCAAGCTGACCGCCGTGCGCACCCGAACCGAAGGCAAATCGGTGGTTCTCAGGGTCACCACCTTCAACGATCAGACATACCCGAACCTTGCCGAAGGCCTTGCCAAACAGGTCGAGGAAGCGGGCGGCATCGACAATATCAACGGCTTCATTCTTGATCTGCGCAACAATCCCGGCGGGCTTCTGACCCAGGCAATCAAGGTCTCCGACGCATTCCTTGAATCCGGTGAGATCGTCTCGACAAGGGGGCGCAATCCGGTGGATGGTGATCGCTACAACGCCCAACCCGGTGATCTGGCACAGTCCAAACCTTTGGTGGTACTCATCAATGGCGGATCCGCCTCGGCGTCCGAGATTGTCGCGGGCGCGCTTCAGGATCATCGCCGCGCGATCGTCATCGGCACCCGTAGCTTCGGCAAAGGTTCGGTCCAGACGGTAATGCCGCTGCGGGGCGAAGGCGCAATGCGCCTGACCACCGCGCGCTATTACACGCCTTCAGGGCGCTCTATCCAGTCTCTGGGCATCTCGCCTGACATCATTGTAGCCCAGCCCCGCAAGGTCGACGCCGAACCCGAGGAGGAAGCCAAAAGTGCCATTCGCAGAAATCGCTCCGAAGCCGATCTGCGCGGCGCACTGTCCAATGACAGCCTGACCGAGGACGAAATCAAACAGATCGAAGCCGACCGCGCCAAAGCAGAAGCCTCTGCCAAGCTGCGTGAAGACGACTATCAGCTGGCCTACGCCATCGACATCCTCAAGGGACTTTCCGCGCTCGGGCCGCAAGACTGA
- a CDS encoding peptidoglycan DD-metalloendopeptidase family protein — translation MSLRAALLCTLIAGGAASAQTPDPAEAARAAAARLNQATIRLDEADSARDRVKALSETIRAFEDGLAAMREGLRHASIREQTLTRELTAREGEISRLIGVLQSMGDTRAPTVLLHPQGPTGTARAAMVLADVTPALNTRVSELRGKLEEVTTLRRLQDNAAETLREGLQGLQEARTELSQAVADRTDLPRRFTEDPVRTALLIASTETLEGFASGLSEIAVDEATGSLPDISHRKGKLPLPVQGRLLRGFMGSDAAGITRPGIIIATRPRALVTTPAAATVRYRGPLLDYGNVMILEPQSGLLIVLAGLDVVYGLPGQVLPAGAPVGLMGGTDPKIGEILTQTSEGAGNDRTETLYVELREDNVPVDPSAWFSIAKDG, via the coding sequence ATGAGCCTGCGCGCCGCCCTCCTCTGCACCCTGATTGCGGGCGGCGCGGCCTCGGCGCAGACCCCTGACCCGGCCGAGGCTGCCCGCGCCGCCGCTGCTCGGCTCAACCAGGCAACCATCAGACTTGATGAGGCCGACTCGGCGCGCGACCGCGTCAAGGCGCTCTCGGAAACCATCCGTGCCTTTGAAGACGGGCTGGCGGCAATGCGCGAGGGCCTGCGCCACGCCTCGATCCGTGAACAGACCCTGACCCGCGAACTCACCGCCCGCGAGGGCGAGATTTCGCGCCTCATTGGCGTTCTGCAATCCATGGGCGACACCCGCGCGCCCACGGTTCTGTTGCATCCTCAAGGCCCCACGGGCACTGCGCGCGCGGCCATGGTCCTGGCCGATGTCACGCCTGCGCTGAACACCCGCGTGAGCGAACTGCGCGGCAAACTCGAAGAAGTCACCACGCTGCGCCGCTTGCAGGACAACGCAGCCGAAACGCTGCGCGAAGGATTGCAAGGTCTTCAGGAGGCGCGCACAGAGCTTTCCCAGGCCGTCGCCGATCGCACCGATCTGCCCCGCCGTTTTACCGAAGACCCGGTGCGAACAGCACTCCTCATCGCCTCCACCGAAACGCTCGAAGGGTTCGCCTCGGGACTTTCGGAAATCGCAGTGGACGAAGCGACCGGCAGCCTGCCTGACATCTCACACCGCAAGGGCAAGCTTCCTCTGCCGGTTCAGGGTCGCCTGCTGCGCGGTTTCATGGGCTCGGATGCTGCCGGAATCACCCGTCCCGGTATCATCATCGCCACCCGCCCTCGTGCGCTTGTCACCACCCCGGCGGCGGCCACCGTCCGCTATCGCGGCCCGCTGCTTGACTACGGAAACGTGATGATCCTTGAACCGCAATCGGGTCTATTGATCGTTTTAGCCGGGCTCGATGTGGTTTACGGGTTGCCGGGTCAGGTTCTGCCCGCAGGCGCACCCGTCGGCCTGATGGGCGGCACGGACCCGAAAATCGGCGAGATTCTGACCCAGACCAGCGAAGGGGCTGGAAATGACCGCACGGAAACGCTTTATGTAGAACTCAGAGAAGACAATGTTCCGGTGGACCCTTCTGCCTGGTTCAGCATTGCGAAGGATGGATAG
- the gpmI gene encoding 2,3-bisphosphoglycerate-independent phosphoglycerate mutase — protein MTKPVVLCILDGWGHREAREANAPALAKTPTYDRLMSTCPHNFLVTHGPDVGLPSGQMGNSEVGHTNIGAGRVVAMDLGQIDLAIEDGSFFETPALTQFIARMKQTGGTAHLMGLVSDGGVHGSLEHMIASIGVLARAGIPVAIHAITDGRDVAPKSALGYVATLEEALPDTAHIVTLTGRYFAMDRDNRWERVSEAYHAIVNAKGQHKTATANHAISNAYNRSETDEFIAATVIGDYAGVQDGDGLWCLNFRADRAREILAAIGDPEFDAFETGKRPKFGALMGMVEYSDRHNQYMTTMFPSTAIVNTLGEWVAKQGLRQFRLAETEKYPHVTFFLNGGKETPELGEDRYMAPSPKVATYDLQPEMSAAEVTENFVRAIEEGYDLIITNYANPDMVGHTGNIAAAIKACEAVDAGLGQVMAALEKAGGAMIVTADHGNCETMIDPETGGPHTAHTINPVPVALFGGPEGAKLRPGRLSDLAPTLLDLMGLPKPPEMTGETLII, from the coding sequence ATGACAAAACCGGTGGTTCTTTGCATTCTCGATGGCTGGGGCCATCGCGAGGCACGCGAAGCCAATGCCCCGGCATTGGCGAAGACACCAACCTATGATCGCCTGATGTCGACGTGCCCGCACAACTTTCTGGTGACCCACGGCCCGGATGTTGGCCTGCCTTCCGGCCAGATGGGCAATTCCGAGGTCGGACACACCAATATCGGCGCCGGTCGGGTGGTTGCAATGGATCTCGGACAGATTGATCTCGCCATTGAAGACGGTTCATTTTTTGAAACCCCGGCATTGACGCAGTTTATCGCCCGCATGAAACAGACAGGCGGAACTGCGCATCTGATGGGGTTGGTCTCGGATGGCGGCGTGCACGGTTCGCTCGAGCATATGATCGCCTCGATCGGCGTGCTCGCCCGTGCAGGTATCCCCGTGGCCATTCATGCCATCACTGATGGCCGCGATGTCGCCCCGAAATCGGCGCTCGGCTATGTCGCCACACTTGAAGAGGCACTGCCGGATACCGCCCATATCGTCACCCTGACGGGGCGCTATTTCGCGATGGACCGCGACAACCGATGGGAGCGTGTATCGGAAGCTTACCATGCAATCGTCAACGCCAAAGGACAGCACAAAACCGCCACCGCAAACCATGCGATTTCCAACGCCTACAACCGTTCCGAAACCGATGAATTCATCGCCGCCACCGTGATTGGCGACTATGCCGGAGTGCAAGACGGCGACGGTCTCTGGTGCCTCAATTTTCGCGCCGACCGCGCGCGCGAAATCCTCGCTGCCATTGGCGATCCCGAATTTGATGCTTTTGAAACCGGCAAGCGGCCAAAGTTCGGCGCGCTCATGGGTATGGTCGAATACTCGGACCGGCACAATCAATACATGACCACGATGTTTCCCTCGACTGCTATCGTGAATACTTTGGGCGAATGGGTCGCCAAACAGGGGCTGCGCCAGTTCCGTTTGGCAGAAACCGAGAAATACCCGCATGTCACCTTCTTCCTGAACGGCGGCAAGGAAACGCCTGAATTGGGCGAAGACCGCTACATGGCACCCTCGCCAAAGGTCGCCACATATGATCTTCAGCCCGAGATGTCCGCAGCCGAGGTGACCGAGAATTTCGTGCGCGCCATCGAAGAAGGCTATGACCTGATCATCACCAATTATGCCAACCCCGACATGGTCGGCCATACCGGGAATATCGCAGCAGCAATCAAGGCCTGCGAAGCGGTCGATGCCGGGCTGGGTCAAGTCATGGCGGCGCTGGAAAAGGCCGGGGGGGCGATGATCGTCACCGCCGACCACGGCAATTGCGAAACCATGATCGATCCGGAGACCGGCGGCCCGCACACTGCACACACCATCAACCCGGTGCCGGTTGCCTTGTTTGGTGGACCCGAGGGCGCAAAACTCAGACCGGGGCGACTGTCCGATCTCGCGCCTACGCTGCTCGATCTCATGGGCCTGCCCAAGCCACCCGAAATGACTGGCGAGACCCTGATCATATGA